A single window of Martelella sp. NC20 DNA harbors:
- a CDS encoding cold-shock protein, translating into MSTGTVKWFNAAKGFGFIQPDDGSTDVFVHISAVERAGMQSLNDGQKLSYEVVRDNRSGKSAADNLQAA; encoded by the coding sequence ATGTCGACCGGAACAGTGAAATGGTTCAATGCCGCCAAGGGTTTTGGCTTTATCCAGCCCGATGATGGCAGCACGGACGTTTTCGTTCATATTTCTGCTGTTGAGCGTGCGGGTATGCAGTCGCTCAATGACGGTCAGAAATTGAGCTATGAAGTCGTTCGCGACAACCGCTCTGGAAAGAGCGCGGCCGACAATCTTCAGGCTGCTTGA